The sequence GGCGGCGAGCGCGGCCTCGGAGCGGATCTGCGCCTCGTGGGCCGCGCGGCTGAGCGCGTCGCGCTGCCGGTCGCCCGCCGGGTCGGACACGGGGACGGTGGTGGCGATCCCCGTCATGGGGTCGACGCGGGTCTCGGTGCCAGTGGGGCGGGGCACGGCGAGCGCCGCGAGGAGCAGCCCCCGTACCGCGCCCGCCTCGGTCACCGCGGTGTCGAGGTCGACGAGCGCGTGCGGGGCCTCGGCGGCGTCCTGCGGGAGCGCGTCGGCGAGCAGGGCGACGCGGGCGTGCAGGTGCTCGATGATCCGGCTGTACGAGGTGTGCGCGGCCAGTGCCGTGCCCTTGCCCGTGAGCGCCTGGCGCCGCACGCCGCTGATCGCGTCGAGCTGGTCGCGCAGCCCCTTCGGGATGTCGGCGGCCTCCAGCTCCTGCACCCCCCGGTCGACGCGGGCGCTGCGCTGCTCGCTGAGCCCGTCGCCGCGCGGGCGGCCGGAGGCGATGTACGAGGTGACCTCGTCGCGCTCGTCGGCGAGGGCCTGGGCGAGCGCGGTGGACTGCTGCGCGACGCCCGCGTCGTCCACGAGCCGCTGCGCCTCGTGCGCCCGGTCGGTGGCGTCGGCGAGGGCCGGGGCACCGGCGCCCGCGACGGCCGCCGCGACCACGGCGACGGCGATCACGAGGCGGGAGCGGACGCGCTTGCGGCGTCCGGCGGGCGGCGCGGGCGGGGGCACCGAGCCCTCGGGCTGCCTCGGGCCGGGGATGCGGAGCGCGGGGGCGGCGGATACTCCCTGGCCGTCCTTTGCGCCGTCCCGGGCCGGCTCGTCCTGGGCGGAGGCCGGCGTGTCCTCACGGGGGCGCGTGGCGTCGCGCCCCGCGACCTGACCGGGGATCGGCTGGTCCCGCGCCGTGGCCACCTCCTCCTCGCTCCGTGCTCCGCCCTTGCCCCGAGGCCGCGTTTTCTGCACCGGTGCTCACATTCCTGACTCGTCCTGCCCCTGCGCCTGGGTGACGGGTTGTCAGCGCAGGCGCCCCCGCGTTGCGTTCGCGACCATTCCAGTGCTTTCGGAAGGCGGTCGCGCGCATCGCCTGCCCCGCCACCCGAAGGAGTGAACCGCCCCGGGGAGTTGGTGGGCAAGTCTCCCATTCCCCGGACGGCCGCGTGCGTGGTGCGCCGGTTGGACGCGCACGACGGGCTTTGGCAAGATACCGCGCCGCAGCCGCCACGGAACTGATCATTCCGCCCCAAATCAGGCGCTGACCAGCCAGAATTCACCCGCGGCGGGGTCTGACGGGGCCTCTGTGAAGGGCTCGTGCAGACTGTCGTGATGCGCGCCGAACTGGTCACCGAGCCCGGCGGGAGCGACCGGGCCGACGAGGACTTCACCTGTGTCTCGCTCCCCGCATCCGGACAGGGCGGTTGCCTCGTCCTTCTTGACGGGGTCACACCACCCGAAGGAGCGACGGGCTGTGCACACAGCGTGCCCTGGTACGTGTCGCGGCTCGGGGGCGCCCTCAACGAACTGTCCGTTTCGCGCCCCGATCTGACGCTCCGCGAGATCCTGGCCCTGTCCATCCGGCGTACGGCGGAACTCCATCGGGCGACCTGTGACCTTTCTCACCCCCGCACCCCGCAGGCCACCGTCGTGCTCGCCCGCTGGGACGGCACCCGGGCCGAACACCTCGTCCTGTCGGACTCGGTGCTGCTGCTGGTGGGGCAGGACGGGGCGGTACGGGCCGTGCTCGACGACCGCCTCGACCACCTGCCGCTCGCCGCGGAGCGGGCGGCCGTGCGGGACGCGGCGGACGGGGAGCGCGCGGCGGCGCGGGCCGCGTACGTGAGCGCGGTGGAGTCCCTGCGCAACGCCGAGGGCGGCTTCTTCACGGCGGCGGCGGACCCGGACGTCGCGGCGCGCGCCGTGACCGGGGAGACCCCCCTGACGGGGCTGCACTGCCTCATCGCCCTGAGCGACGGGGCGACCCGCTGGACCGAGCGCTTCCACCAGGGCGACTGGACCGCCCTCGCGACCCTCCTCCGCAACCGCGGCCCCCGCGCCCTGCTCGCCGAGGTCCGCCGCCTGGAACGCTCCCCGGAGGGTGGCGCGAAGCGCGGCAAGCGGCACGACGACGCGAGCGTGATCCTGGCGGAGGTGGCGGGCGGGGGGAGGTGACGCGGGAGGGGCCGGGCTCACAGCCGGTTCAGGCGGTGGAGGAGGCGGGCCAGTTCCGCGACCTCGCCGGGGGGCCAGCCGGACATCGCCTCGACGTAGCCGGCGCGGCGGCGTTCGCGCACTTGGCGGAAGCGGGCCTCACCCTCGGGGGTGAGACGTACGAGGCTCGCGCGGCCGTCGTCGGGGTCGGGGGCGCGGGTGACGAGGCCGAGGCGTTCGAGGGCGCGGATCTGGCGGCTGACGGTCGCTTTGCCGACGCCGAAGTACAGCGCGAGGTCCGTGGCGCGCTGGGGTCCACCGCCCTCCAGGCGGACCAGGAAGCCGTACGCGGCCGACTCCAGGCCGGGGTGGACCTCGCCCGCGAGTTCGGTCGACGTGGCCCTTGCCCGGCGCAGGAGGAGGCTCAGTTCGCGCTCCAGGGCGAGAAAGGCGTTCTCGGTCATGGCGTCCGTTCCTGGCGGCTGAAAAACAGCCCTCTCTCGGGGGTGAAACCGCAGCGTGCCCAGTATTTCCCAGGACTGGACCAGTGACGGCCAAAAGGTGCCCTACCCCACCCCCGCTCTACTCGCGTAGCTTCCGTTTTTGACATGGCCACGGCGCCCGACCCGGCCGCGGCACATATCGCCAGGTTCCCCACAAGCCGGACTTCTCGGAGGCACGCTATGTCCGTGCATACGATCCGATCATCCCGCCGCTCTCGCTTCAGAGCGGCCGGACCTCTCCTCGCAGCCCTGTCCCTCCTCCTCGCCCTGCCGGTGGCCGCCCAGGCCGCCGACACACCCTCCGTCCCCGAGCGCGGCAGCGCCTACCTCGGCATGGGCGTCGCCGCCCACGACGGGGTCGGCGGTCTCCCCCGCGACACCCGCGCCGCCCAGACCGAGGGCGTCGACGTCGCGAGCTACCAGGGGAACGTCAACTGGAGCGCGCTGTGGAACAGCGGCGTCAAGTGGGCGTACTCGAAGGCCACCGAAGGGACGTACTACACCAACCCCTCCTTCGCCCAGCAGTACAACGGCTCCTACAACGTCGGCATGATCCGGGGCGCGTACCACTTCGCGACCCCCGACACCACGAGCGGCGCCGCGCAGGCCAACTACTTCGTGGACCACGGGGGCGGCTGGTCGAAGGACGGCAAGACCCTGCCCGGTGTCCTCGACATCGAGTGGAACCCGTACGGCGCCCAGTGCTACGGCAAGTCCGCCTCCGCGATGGTCAGCTGGATCAGGGACTTCGCGAACACGTACAAGTCCCGCACCGGGCGCGACGTCGTGATCTACACGGCGACGAGCTGGTGGCAGAGCTGCACGGGCAACTCCGCCGCCTTCGGCTCGACGAACCCGCTCTGGGTGGCCCGCTACGCCTCCTCGGTGGGGGCCCTGCCGGCCGGCTGGGGCTTCTACACGATGTGGCAGTACACCTCGACAGGCCCGACGGTGGGCGACCACAACAAGTTCAACGGCGCCCTGGACCGCGTCCAGGCCCTCGCCAACGGCTGACCCCGCACCCCGGTGGCCGGGACCCGCGCGCCGACGCGGGTCCCGGCCACCGGCCCGTCAGGCGGCCACCGCCTCCCGCTCCCCGGCCCCCGCCGGGGCGAGAGCCAGCTCCAGGACCTGGCGGACGTCCGTGACCGGGTGGACGTCGAGCTTCGCGAGGATCTCGGCGGGGACGTCGTCGAGGTCCGGCTCGTTGCGCTTGGGGATCACGACGGTCGTGATCCCGGCGCGCTGGGCCGCGAGCAGCTTCTGCTTGAGCCCGCCGATCGGCAGCACGCGCCCGGTGAGCGAGACCTCCCCGGTCATCGCGACCTCGGGCCGTACCTGGCGCCCGCTCAGGAGCGAGGCGAGCGCCGTCGTCATCGTGATGCCCGCGCTCGGCCCGTCCTTCGGGACCGCCCCGGCCGGGAAGTGGATGTGCACGCCCCGCTCCTTGAGGTCGCCGACCGGCAGCTCCAGCTCCGCACCGTGCGAGCGCAGGAACGAGAGCGCGATCCGCGCGGACTCCTTCATGACGTCGCCGAGCTGACCGGTCAGCGTGAGCCCCGCGCCGCCCGTCTCCGGGTCGGCGAGCGAGGCCTCCACGTAGAGGACGTCGCCGCCCGCGCCCGTCACCGCGAGCCCGGTCGCGACCCCCGGCACCGCCGTGCGCCGCTCGGCGGGGTCCTGCGCGGCCTCCGGTACGTGGTGGGGCCGCCCGAGCAGCGGGCGCAGCTCCGCCTCCGTCACCGTGAGGGGCAGTTCGCGCTCGCCCAGTTCGTGCTGGGCGGCGAGCTTGCGCAGGAGCCGCGCGAGGGCCCGCTCCAGGTTCCGTACGCCCGCCTCGCGCGTGTACTCGCCCGCGAGCTTGCGCAGCGCGCTCTCCTCCACGGTCAGCTCGTCCTCCGTGAGCCCGGCCCGCTCGCGCTGCCTGGGCAGCAGGTGGTCGCGCGCGATGACGACCTTCTCGTCCTCGGTGTAGCCGTCGAGGCGGACCAGCTCCATGCGGTCGAGGAGGGCCTCGGGGATCGCTTCGAGGACGTTCGCCGTCGCGAGGAAGACGACGTCGCTGAGGTCGAGTTCGACCTCCAGGTAGTGGTCGCGGAAGGTGTGGTTCTGCGCGGGGTCGAGCACTTCGAGGAGGGCCGCCGCCGGGTCGCCCCGGAAATCGGAGCCGACCTTGTCGATCTCGTCGAGCAGGACCACCGGGTTCATCGACCCGGCCTCCTTGATGGCGCGCACGATGCGACCGGCCTGGGCGCCCACGTACGTGCGCCGGTGGCCCCTGATCTCGGCCTCGTCGCGTACGCCGCCGAGCGCGACGCGGACGAAGGAGCGGCCCATCGCGTGCGCGACGCTCTCGCCCAGCGACGTCTTGCCGACCCCGGGAGGCCCGACGAGCGCGAGCACCGCTCCGCCGCGCCGGCCGCCGACGACGCCGAGGCCCCGGTCCGCGCGGCGCTTGCGCACGGCGAGGTACTCGGTGATGCGGTCCTTCACGTCGTCGAGTCCCGCGTGCTCGGCGTCGAGCACCGCGCGGGCGCCGCGGATGTCGTACGCGTCCTCGGAGCGCTCGTTCCACGGGAGGCCGAGAACCGTGTCGAGCCACGTGCGTATCCAGGCGCCCTCGGGGCTCTGGTCGCTCGCGCGCTCCAGCTTCTCGACCTCCTTGAGCGCGGCCTCGCGGACCTTCCCGGGCAGGTCCGCGGCCTCGACGCGGGCCCGGTAGTCGTCGCTCTCGTCCTCGCCGTCCTCGCCGCTCAGCTCGCGCAGCTCCTTGCGGACCGCTTCGAGCTGACGGCGGAGCAGGAACTCGCGCTGCTGCTTGTCCACGCCGTCCTGGACGTCCTTGGCGATCGTCTCGGCGATCTCCTGCTCCGCCAGGTGCTCGCGGAGCTGGAGCGTGGCGAGCTTGAGGCGCGCGACGGGGTCGGCCGTCTCCAGGAGTTCGGTCTTCTGGGCGGTGGTGAGGAACGGCGAGTAGCCGGAGTTGTCGGCGAGCGCGGACACGTCGTCGATCTGCTGGACGCGGTCCACGACCTGCCAGGCGCCGCGCTTCTTGAGCCACTCGGTGGCAAGCGCCTTGTACTCGGTGACGAGTTCGGTCACCGCGCCCGGCAGCGGCTCGGGCACGGTCTCCTCGAGCCGGGTCCCCTCGACCCACAGCGCGGCGCCGGGTCCCGTGGTCCCCGCGCCGATGCGGACGCGGGCGCGGCCCCGGACGAGAGCCCCGGAGTGGCCGTCGGCGAGCCTGCCGACCTGTTCGACGGTGCCGAGCACGCCCGTACCGGCGTAGTCCCCGTCGACGCGCGGCACGAGCAGCACCTCCGGCTTGCCCGCGGAACCACTGGAGCGGGCGGCGGCCTGGGCGGCCTCCACGGCCGCGCGCACCTCGCCGTCCGAGAGGTCGAGCGGCACGACCATGCCGGGCAGGACGACCTCGTCGTCGAGCGGCAGCACGGGCAGGGTGAGCGGTGCGGACGTCAGAGCCATGATCTCCCCTTAGGCAGTCAAGTTGAGCTGTACCGACTCAATGCCTGGCGAGCCGCAGGTGTTCCCACTTCCTTGTTCGCCCACAGCGATCACCTCGGACGACCGGCGGGAGAACGCCTCCGCCGTAGCCAAGCGCCCCCGGCGGTCGGGCTGTTCCCGGCCCGCGGGAAGCCGTCACCCGCGCCCGTACGCGACGCACGCCGTCCGTCACGGCGGCGCGTCCTCGGGCGTGGCTCGGTCGGCCCGTCGGGGACCGCCTCGCGCTCGCCCTCGCGCTCTTCGCCGTGGACAACGTGCTGCACGCCGCGATGGGGGCGCGGCCCGTGCGGGAGCGAATCGGTTTGCCGGGGCGGGGGCCGCCGCCGGAGGATGGCGGGGCGTGATCGATCCAGGAGGTACGTGCGATGAGCACCGCTCTGCCGGACGAGGAGTTCCCCGGCGCCCGCTTCGGCCCCGGCCCCGGCACCCCGCCGGAGGTGCTCGACCGGCGCGAGGGGCCGTACGGCGAGGTGGTGCTGCGGCGGCACGGGGACCTGCTCCAGATCATCGCCAACGGCACGTTCCTCATGGACACTTCGGACGGGCGCTCCGAGCGGCTGCTCGTCGACGCCGCGCTCGGCGCGCTCGACGGGAGGCCCGCGCCCTCGGTGCTCGTCGGCGGGCTCGGGGTCGGCTTCTCGCTCGTGCGCGCGGCGGGGCAGGAGCGCTGGGGGCGGATCGCGGTCGCCGAGCGCGAGGACGCGATCGTGGAGTGGCACCGTACGGGCCCGCTCGGCGCGTACACCGCGCGGGCGCTCGCCGATCCCCGTACCGAGATCCTGCGCACCGACCTCGTCGCGTACCTGCGCGGCCCCGGGGAGCGCTTCGACGCGCTGTGCCTCGACATCGACAACGGGCCCGGCTGGACGGTCGACGCGGGCAACGGCGGGCTGTACGACGCGGCCGGGCTCGCCGCCTGCCGGGAGCGCCTGACGCCCGGCGGGGTGCTCGCCGTGTGGTCGGCGCAACCCTCGCCCGCCTTCGGCGAAGCCCTGCGGAATGCCGGG comes from Streptomyces sp. Tu6071 and encodes:
- a CDS encoding spermidine synthase, which produces MSTALPDEEFPGARFGPGPGTPPEVLDRREGPYGEVVLRRHGDLLQIIANGTFLMDTSDGRSERLLVDAALGALDGRPAPSVLVGGLGVGFSLVRAAGQERWGRIAVAEREDAIVEWHRTGPLGAYTARALADPRTEILRTDLVAYLRGPGERFDALCLDIDNGPGWTVDAGNGGLYDAAGLAACRERLTPGGVLAVWSAQPSPAFGEALRNAGFQGVRTEEVPVARGVPDVVHLALRPA
- a CDS encoding MarR family winged helix-turn-helix transcriptional regulator — protein: MTENAFLALERELSLLLRRARATSTELAGEVHPGLESAAYGFLVRLEGGGPQRATDLALYFGVGKATVSRQIRALERLGLVTRAPDPDDGRASLVRLTPEGEARFRQVRERRRAGYVEAMSGWPPGEVAELARLLHRLNRL
- the lon gene encoding endopeptidase La gives rise to the protein MALTSAPLTLPVLPLDDEVVLPGMVVPLDLSDGEVRAAVEAAQAAARSSGSAGKPEVLLVPRVDGDYAGTGVLGTVEQVGRLADGHSGALVRGRARVRIGAGTTGPGAALWVEGTRLEETVPEPLPGAVTELVTEYKALATEWLKKRGAWQVVDRVQQIDDVSALADNSGYSPFLTTAQKTELLETADPVARLKLATLQLREHLAEQEIAETIAKDVQDGVDKQQREFLLRRQLEAVRKELRELSGEDGEDESDDYRARVEAADLPGKVREAALKEVEKLERASDQSPEGAWIRTWLDTVLGLPWNERSEDAYDIRGARAVLDAEHAGLDDVKDRITEYLAVRKRRADRGLGVVGGRRGGAVLALVGPPGVGKTSLGESVAHAMGRSFVRVALGGVRDEAEIRGHRRTYVGAQAGRIVRAIKEAGSMNPVVLLDEIDKVGSDFRGDPAAALLEVLDPAQNHTFRDHYLEVELDLSDVVFLATANVLEAIPEALLDRMELVRLDGYTEDEKVVIARDHLLPRQRERAGLTEDELTVEESALRKLAGEYTREAGVRNLERALARLLRKLAAQHELGERELPLTVTEAELRPLLGRPHHVPEAAQDPAERRTAVPGVATGLAVTGAGGDVLYVEASLADPETGGAGLTLTGQLGDVMKESARIALSFLRSHGAELELPVGDLKERGVHIHFPAGAVPKDGPSAGITMTTALASLLSGRQVRPEVAMTGEVSLTGRVLPIGGLKQKLLAAQRAGITTVVIPKRNEPDLDDVPAEILAKLDVHPVTDVRQVLELALAPAGAGEREAVAA
- a CDS encoding lysozyme; its protein translation is MSVHTIRSSRRSRFRAAGPLLAALSLLLALPVAAQAADTPSVPERGSAYLGMGVAAHDGVGGLPRDTRAAQTEGVDVASYQGNVNWSALWNSGVKWAYSKATEGTYYTNPSFAQQYNGSYNVGMIRGAYHFATPDTTSGAAQANYFVDHGGGWSKDGKTLPGVLDIEWNPYGAQCYGKSASAMVSWIRDFANTYKSRTGRDVVIYTATSWWQSCTGNSAAFGSTNPLWVARYASSVGALPAGWGFYTMWQYTSTGPTVGDHNKFNGALDRVQALANG